aataattaattttaaattgaaagcactttcaagaaaaaacttttcattaattagttaattttaatcattttaaaggtaaagcgttcaaaattaaatatagttgAAAACATGAAAGTGCTCGAAATATTGAATTACTTTAGAATGTAACATTTAAGCATATTTCATTTCAAATGTGTGTAGTTTTGAAGGAAATCGTTAATTGACAatctattttaaactgaatatcgttcaaaaattaatcatatattaaaagggatttcaaatatttaaatttatttattaacatttgagAGTAAAAGCTTTTTAATTCCAGGGTTCAAACTTGAAGAATTTGtgtattcaaacattttaaattctatacattttcaaaagtaaagctttcgatttgaaggatttcaaattaaaaacataaagaattcaattttttcgattgaatCAACTATTCTACTGCTCAactaaaatcgaactattttgttaagaatttatattttttgtttgaaagtccaACATCTCTAAGATTCGACTACAGTTGATTAAATATGGAAATGTTTTTGGttcgaatttaatattttttaaatgcaatgtttcgttaaaaattcatcattgtaggttaaaaattgaacaattcgttttaaaatttctcgattttcttgatattttccCACCTTCGCTTGACATTTtggctgataattttttttctaagttcaaccatttggttaaatctttgtaatttgaaaatacaactatgtggttaaaaattgaactgtttagtttaaattttaataaatttgttgaaaaatgatctttatgtgtcaaaaattgaattgtttagttaaaaataattgttttgaaaattcaacttcgatTGATACATCAATTTTATGTAGgttcaattaattgtttgaatctttttttgctaaaaattaaaatatgtggttaaaaattcactgttcagttgaacttttaatttattttgttgagaacttaagtcgtttgttaaaaaattagaatttttttcgaaaatttaactgctttgttgaaatttttgtccttttggattgaaattttatatgttttGGTATAGAAGCTCTGGGTTCAAGATTGGTTGGAAAAATTAACTGTCGGCTAcgaaattttgttgagaattcgtttgctttccttgaaagttcatctatttggttgtaaatataactagtgtaaaattaatttttctttgttaaaaattcaactatttagcagaaaagaaagcattttttggttcaaaattgatttggaCTTTATAGTTGGAAAACTTAacgattttgttagaaaattaaaactttttgttcaaaatttaccattttgttgaaaatttaatatatgtgggCGTCCACGTAAAAAGGGTCCTTATGGTCGATTCTAGTTCAGGATATATTCCCATTTTTCTAAGATGAGgtcaaagttattattttcgaGTTTGAATGGAGTTTGATACTGGGACCTATACTAAACTAATTAGGAGTATATTTATAGCCAGTAACCGGAAGTATGTATATTTTAGGTtcgtagaaaaaatataacatggGCACTAATGGCAGTCGCCatgtttaaattagtttttctcgGAAAATGGTTTTCAAAGttccaatttcaaaaatgacCCAGTGACttgttttttaacttataatgttcatttttggtctaaaattccagaaatttttccggctatttttcattgagaattcgttctttttttagttgaaaatttaagcattagtGTTGAGTtaacatttttctcgaaaatttaactgtgtttcgtgtaaaattcattttttcggttgaaaattgatctatttggttggaaattcgttttttgtagttaaaaattagtttttaaatctaagcatttaatttcatttttagtagaaagtttatcttatttaagttgaaaattcatttatttgttggaaaacacATGtatgggcacaaaactatgaaaaaaccAAGAATATCCTTGGGATGTTCCTAGGACGTcgtatgtcaggccaatcaacgtctctaagacgttcaatgttctaaagatgacctaaagacgtcttaaagacatggaggTTCTCAGGACATCTTTTGTACtaacattagacgttttaagagcatccctaggttCTAAatacgtctctaggacatccttcattttttttgcatactgggaattcaacaattttgtggaaaattccgtatatttcgacttaaaaccttaaatcttaagattaataatgattaatcttaaatcttaagattttaagtcgaaatacactgaattttccacaaaattgaaataaaacaaaatttaaatatggtactttatcattaattttatttgaaaaaaattattttgctattactcccctattttcgtgaaaatcatctttctgggcttaaaattaaattattttgttataaattccttaaaatttcattgtttttaaccaattattttctattcattttgaattaacatattttgttgttgaaaatttgtattctcgagttgaaaattccactgattttcagatatttttttttggcttaaaaatttaactatttgatagaatattcaactatataCAAGGatcacttttcaacaaacaagattaatgatttaaccaaaaagacgaattttcgaaaaaatacaagaattttatttaaatagctgaattttcaatataggataagctttcaatcaaatatggaataattctttcgattaaaaaattcttgtttagcaaacaaaaaaacgaatttccaaccaaatatttcaatttttaacccgtaaaaatgtttttaccagcacaaaatttaatttttaaaacaattaatcgaGTTTcatatgaaaagaatttttaataaaaacgaattttaaacaaagaaatttgatttgcaaccaaatagtttaattttttcccgaattcttgaattttcaacaaaaaaattaactcacaactaaatagttaaatttatgactaaaaaagtgaattcttaatgaaacatgcaatagttgatatttcgagaaaaaaaattgaatttaagattaaaaacagttgaattgaaccgaaaaagacgaattatctatagAATAGTCGATGCTCATCTAAAACAAACTAATTATTAtccaaaaactttcatttttaaccaaaaggcaTGGAATTTCGACCAACAAGATTCATTTTGTATTtccatattaatattaatatttatctatAAATATTCACCCTGATTAAGGATAAATATGAAaactttgaatgtttttttgcctttttcataattttcagcgTGTCCAACAAatgatattttgtaataattatttaccaTTTGTagactacatatttttataactctTGTTAACAAAGTGGAACTCCAGCTAATCGTTACCGGCCATTGACACCTGCAAGAATAATATCGATGTGCAGGGGCTCTTGCAGTGAAGCTCATTTCCGAGAGGGTGCGCTTTTGATTCTCTGACTGAATTCCAATGATTTGGTTATGTTGTTaagtgttatttattttttctttatcgtCGAGAATAAATATTCGTGACTAAAATGTTCCGGACAGTTGTGAGACTATCAAACTTTTCATCCTTAGTGAAATCACTCTGTGTTGAATCAGTACATGAAGTGTCGAAAATTAATACTTGTACTCTACCAATTAGATATCTACACATAACCTCAATACAAAATGCTAAACCGAAAGATAAAAGAATTCTTGGTGCtggaactaaaaaagatgaaggtACCGAAGGAGAAACTACTGTAGATATAGATCATGTTATTACAGCGTaagtttatttatgtaatttataaatatttaatcatcgTGTGCGAGTATAACCTCCAAGAGTCTCCAGGGATCAGTCTTTCCTTTCGTTTTCCTTGTTTACactgttcttaaaaatttttcaattttatgtttaaatatatatacatacttgatttaaaaatacattttttttagattcacgcAGGAAATTTGCTAAAAGGTTGTAAATATACGGGAGTTTacctttatatttttggtttaaacttcatctcgtttggttacaaattctactatttggatgagcacttattattattttcgaaatttcaactatttttttgaaaattatctttcttgtctatacttttaaaaaaaccgaaagtatcttttttggtgaaaagttcaactatttggttgcaaatttctctctttcagataaaaattgaattatttagtcgaaattagtttgtttttttagcaaattaatgaaaatccatacttttagttgataatttatttctttggatgcaaatttaagtattttgttcgaaattaatttctttaacagaaaatcaaactaattaatttttggataaattttcatattttatgtttgaaaattctacattttggtcaaaaatttatgtatttcgctgaaaatgcgtaatttttgttagaaaattaatcttgttagttgaaaattcgtggcttttggttaaaaatgaaacttttttgataatttatttggttggttgatggtcaaaattcgtcttttttggttcaattcaaatgttttttatttcaaattaaattttttcttcaagcaTCACCTATTActtgttatattgaaaattcattttttcaagttaaaatttttaatatttagtgcCGAAggctcataattttagttgagaatttatccctggattaaaaatgaactattttggttgaaattcatttttacatttccaTTGAATtcatttcttcaactgaaaaccTATCtagtttatttttggttcaagactaattttttatatttaaacattcaacCTCCCggctgaaaattcgtgtattttattgaaaattaatttttttattgaaaaaattaatcttagttggaaattcgttcgttttgtttaaaaatgaaactttttggataataataattaatttgattttttcgagaattaacgcatttatagaaaattggtcttttttggagtaattcaactgttttcgatttttattaaatttatgtattcttaaaatagcaattattaaatgtttcattgcgaattatttctttttgccaaaaattcaactattttgttttaagttaactttcttctggaaaattcaacgactttgttaaaaactttgtgcaaaattgatcaattttcattcaaatttagttaaattttctatcaaattgtaaaatttcttaacaaaaaataaaaattctcttagaaagtgttgaatgttcaacaaaatagttgaatttttaactaaaaaaaatttcttagctaaaagagaaaaaaatattcaaacaaattgttgaatttccaagccaggaagacaaatttttcataaaatagttaaattctcaatcaacaaatatgactttaacaaaatttttgaattttcaataaaataatttaattttgaaccggaaaagctgaatccttaaccaaaaattgaatagtagacTCTTCAGCCGAAACGAATGAACTTTCACCcaaaaagagttggattttcttgttgagttctattaattcagtttactCAAAAAGAAGGGAAGAGGGAAAAGATTGGGAAGCCTGCCGTGGATAGATaggaatttttatacttttagaatttattaagttctttaaaattttatagtatttgccatacactgccgtgcaaaaatTTTAGGCcacttttttataactgaataaattctcttaattttaattataccagagctaaacaaatttctctttaaaaggttgattgttttcgaaattctatataaaataagCACAGAGCTCTAGTTTTTAAGTaggtattgcaaaaatagtgtaaatttcaatgttttcttaaatttttaattacttccgaaataatcaacatttctcaatgttcttgggctcattttgaagccaTTTTTTCACTATATCACAAAATCTTAccagtataaattgtaaaaattttcttttgaattgcaagaatttgaagttgtaataaaaatgttggaaaatttggaaaaacatcgTATCTGTAGCAAATCagaatgaaagttaaaaaaacataatttgaggaaattacatacgaactttatgattatatgtttcatatattttacagaaatatttttgttgccaaaaataatattgcaatttttccaacttttttgttacaacttcaagttcttacaattcaaaaagaaaatttttacgatCTATACTCATAAGCTGCTGTGATACGGTgaacaaaaacttcaaaattggtctaagaacattgaaaattgttgactatttcggaagttattgaaagtttaagaaaatattgaaatttacactattttcgcaacatctacttaaaaattagacaatttggTTTCACCCTTggcttattttgtattaatttcgcAAGAGCAAGGCTAAATCAATGTTTTAATTGGTTGCAGCGAGGAgatatttccagataaaaatacaGGATCACTCATATTTGATGGGATCCCGTTTGCCCAATTACCGATTTGCAATGTGAGAACAACACCAAACAATACCATTTTTTCAGTTACTAATTATAAGGGTAAGCActgtataaataatttgttagtcTGTCGTCCAAATAAGGTTAACAATTTTTCAGGAATAATCAAAGATTTATcgagacatttttaatatttatatcggTTGATGCTTTATTTCTCATTGAATGACTCAGGGCTAAAGTTCAAATAGATAATTGAtaacttcaagatttaaaattaaattttgttttatctcTGAAAGTATTTTTTGGCCTAGATTCGTACtcatttaaatcaaacattttattatctCCAGTAATCTCAGAaaaatctatttgattgaaaatattaatatattaaatgtgaattgaattttaaatatctaagaaataaataaaaaatttcttttatttatttatcaaattcatgcattttaaaataaactacaaaattgtattttttggttattattaatttattgaattattgatGTCAAGAGATGCCCTGAATTTTGGCGtagttgaaaacaaaatatattcagGGGTCTCTCaagtttatttttacaaaaaattgctttttctattttcatttccCCTGTTATTAGATTATTTTGCTTTGGAATACCAAAggataaaatgtcatataatcgTATAAAGGCGGCAATTAAAAAAGACCTTTTTTCAAACATGAACTGAAGAGAtccgtgaatatatttttttaattctgttaaaaatctgaGTGacatatttcactaaaaaataaaacagtgaaTGTATTTCAACGCCATATAATTCATTGAAAACGTCACATTAAATAAAATGAGCAGTTTTGTACTTTTAGTCTCGACCTTTTATTTAATGCAAAGCGAATCAAGTTGTGGAAATGAAGGTCAAATAAGTAacgaataatttaaattgagccGTTTCGGTCACCGTTTTGAAACCCCATCagtcaaaaaacatttatttagtcTGTAAGAAAcgatacaaataataaataaatttgttaaaaaataaaaaattgtaaggaaaGAGAAGGGTTTTCTCGTAAACTGAGGCCCTGAATTTTAAACATACCTGGtaataagttgaaaatgaaaaataggttgaagtaaaatctaaaaaacagaAAACGTAGttcacagaaaataataaatgacgaaagagaaaacaaaaatagaattataaaatagGTAAGGGCCAAAGCTCGACATCCTATTGAGAACGTGACACACGAGTGACTAACTAacgaaggaaaaattaaaattacgagGATTCAAGCAAGAAAACAGACAGTGATTAAATGGTCGGTCATATAGAAAGGGACTTTAACGacatatttaagattaaaatttggtAAGCGCAGTATGAGCTACTTTATCTGGATGTGACATAGAATATTTGTGCTCACGATCACGGGTTTCTATAGGTCTTCCTGTCTCACCTACATGGGAAAAGGAACAGACCGCGCAATTGTACTTATAAACAACTCCGGATAATTTATTTTTGGGAAGTGGATGTTTgagattatataaaaatttggaaaaacaattagttggtttgtaaattgttttcattttatgttctttttttttaataaacttgttCTATTTTTTCCGATACACCTTTCATTTATGGAGAAACTGTGAAATCAGCATAAgagacttttttattattattggattTAGAAGTAAATTCAGTATTATATAatcggaaagttttttttttaacaattgtgaaTTAAGAATGTTGGAAAACCATTATCTTTTAAGGTATCtctgattaaatttatatttttgaatctaaattCTGGATCCGAAATTCTAAAATCTCTGTAGAACAAACTTGCGACCAGGCCAATTTTATGGCAATTAGGATAAAAagagttcaaatttaaatagcGACCAGACCGCGTTTTCTTCTGAAACCaatcaattttcacaaaactatCACATCTAATAACAAGGGTAtccagaaaactaatttttgaattttgttcaacttCTATGGTGAATTTAACCCTTAAAATGCAAGCATTGTAAGAAACACGGTAAAGTACATTGTGGGTGTATaataccccagcgtatttaatcatgtattgttcaatccctattgaatattttgtcacaataaaattatccgatatagcttaaggtatcttttataagttAGAGTTGATTTTAGAGACATTTATTTACTCTGAGTTTgttcaataaattattgaaaaaacggtgaaaaaatggggtttttacttaaaaatccataactcacgcaatttttattctttaaacctgaaaatgtatgactatacttttgaaatagtgtactttcataaaaaaaatattgcaacatggatgctttcaaaaaagatatttatttgcaccccACGGTTTTTGTACTTccactttgaaaatttcttggggtCGGTgatacccacaatgcactttaagggttaatattAGGATGATGAGAATTGAACTTTTCTAGAAGTAAATAGATTTTTTCTCTTGGAACAGCTGTAATTATATCCTCTATATAACGGAAAAAGAGAGATTTTTGAGGCAGTGCGACTCGAGTTTCTCCATAACTAAATTAGCTGACATAGGAGAGAGAGAGAACCCATAGCTAAGCCGCTTTCCTCTTTATAAATAGAACCATCAAATTTGACAAAGGTGGAATTTAAATATAGTGTAATACAATCTAAACAATGACGAAGCGGGATACCAataaatcaaaaacttaaaattctaaaTACGAAAGAAACCAAAGTTAATAGTAATACAAATTGGTTTATAAACCTcactaattgtgggtccggatgcaataagggcacataaaattttttcgggcgaaaacgaagtcccctggaggctttagaaaaaattttggaattttaattttcaaaagatatatatggatgtagaatttgattgcgcatctttttttcttaagacaaaaagttgtaacttttttagtttaaaaattaaagcNNNNNNNNNNNNNNNNNNNNNNNNNNNNNNNNNNNNNNNNNNNNNNNNNNNNNNNNNNNNNNNNNNNNNNNNNNNNNNNNNNNNNNNNNNNNNNNNNNNNaaattaaaattcgaaaattttttctaaagcctccaggggacttcgttttcgcacgaaaaaattttatgtgcccttattgcatccggacccacaattacagTATTCCTCAAGACGTCATTGATTTACTGTCCTTAGGACATAAGTTCCCATCTAGTATTAATAACTTCCATGCCCTACATGTTGACAATATTATTGCGTCTATTGAAACTGGTGTTTTTAACTTAGATGGAGAatctcaaatttcaattaaaaatcaatgttcacAAATTATTATGGATCATGTTTCCTTTTTAAGACATAAAAATCGacttaaatttgaacatttaccTGATTTCAATGTGATACGTAAATTGAAGCTAAGAAACCCAGATGTATTGTTTTCTAATTCTGATAAAGGCAATGTTACCGTTGCTATATcaaaaactgattatttaaaaaatatctgatgCTCTAAATGATAGAAAGTTTTATCGGGATCTGAAGAACTCGAATACGCCACCTGAtgacagaatcggaaagccctgagcgtaggtaaattttgacgggaagtgtaggcgaatatacgaaaataattttttgaaaggttTTGCAGTGAAACTGAGAAAACAAtgaaaagtgataaataaaaagttacaaataaaataaatcaaactttatcaatggagttttcgccacgaaaatcgaagagcaaagtattttgttgtgtgtttggtcgctcttctactgctcgaaagCATGAAACTgttcgatttttctaaaaatgtaaataaactcctatttttaaaaaatgttgaaaaatcttatagtgcatttacagcatttactgatagtatgactctaaaaacaaaacagaattaagtaaaaaaaattcacgaatttgaaacggattttcaagcttgttctatactgtcaataaaaaagatttaagaaaaagttataatcattatcaagtatttatcgtttttattcttcaataacACAGgtcaacatggttttgttgttggaaagtggagggtcatttctgaagtcattttttatatagaatccGAATTCGGGATCAGAATTGGCCCAATACAtcaggatttcaagatatttgaggttatgtacccaaaaatggcgtttgttgctacttttgaggttatgtacagaagacacaaaattttttgggattttttctttatttgtatcATATACTACTGCTTTTTCTCTTTAATCTGAGAGTCCCGGAGTTcatttgaggcagacattttctactgggtgttttttcttgaaaattttttcaagagaaaacacagtttttaaattcgaagtttggAAACGAAATGTAATAATAGAAACTGAAGTATCATTTTCCACCTCTTTTCCGAAAAATAGAAGGTGTCCTGCATGTCAAATTCTTTCTCCTTCTAGTAAGTTTCTATATGCCAGTGTGGATTTtgtgaaatcacaaatttgagctattgttactttcatttttaaggtttacaactaattttcaatgttttttcatGAATCATATCAGAAATCTACCTACTGTCGCCGGCCATTTTGCTTTTGCCGCTAGTTGTGCCCTAAAAATTTCAGATCCCAATTCCTTATCCACATTTAAATACACTGAAACTCTGCAAGACCAAAACAATAAGTGGATCTCTACCTTAgaatttaataacttaatttctTCCTACCAAGCTAAAGGACTAAAAACTTACTCAGCCATCTGCCCAAGGGCCTACGTTCTTCCAAAACTTCATAAAACTGATATTTCTTTAAGACTAATTGTTTCAAGTATAAATGGCCCTTTATATAAATTATCTGCTTTCTTAtccgaaatttgaaataatattattgaagTAAACGAGTCACATGTCACTGATAGCTTATCCTTTGTTCAAAAGATCAAACTATGTCGCATCCCTTGTGATTACATATTAGTTTCTTTGGATATAGTTTCTATGTTCAACAACATTCCTACACCTGATGTTCTTGACTGTGTAGATTAATGATGGTCTGAGATTTCTAAATTTACTCATATTCCGCTTCATCATTTTTTAGGTTGtattaaagaatgtttaaattccaccttttttaaatttgatggtTCTATTTTTAAAGAGGAAAACAGCTTACGTATGGGTTCTTTTCTCTCACCTGTATCAGCTGATATAGTTATGGAGAAACTCGAGTCGCACTGCCtcaaaaatctccttttttcagTTCCTTTCGTTTTCCGTTATGTAGACGATATAATTACAGCTGTTCCAAGCGATAAAATCTATTTACTtctagaaaagttaaattcttatccTCCTAATagtaacccttaaagtgcattgtgggtgtctggtaccccaagaaattttcaaactcttataaaccatacttaattcgaaaaaattaagtaaGTGTCGCCATTTAGCTTTAATTGACGACACTAAGACTTGAAGGGGGAATTAAAGACCACGAAATTTAGCGAATGCGACTCCAAGGGGGAAGAGTATGAACTACATTGCACTGAGCAGACCTCTCCCTTCCCCTGACCCCCCTAATCATAATTTTCTTTCCTTAGTTTAagcataattttttgtatttaaaatataatttatattaaagaaaaatgatttcttaaatatgTTTGCAGAAATCGATGTTTGCActacaatattattaaatcaaaatcaaGTTTCATATTATGCAACAAATTTCGAGGTTAAAATTGAGGTTCGaaccaattaaaatttgttccgtGAAACTTATatcacctaaaaaaattaaaattataattaacagcATCAGGagcaaacattgtttaaataatcactcttctttaatataaaatatacaaaaagttCTTAAATATTCTGCGTTGCTACTACGTGCAACGACACACCGGGTTGACAAGTCCCATGAACCCTGTACCATATCATGCCCTGTACGGCCGCAACCattcttgcatatttttgaaaagcatGCACCGCCAATCGGGAACAGAAATAACTATAATTAGTCTCATTTTTCCCCATTAGAGTGAACGCATTATGACTGAGTCAAGTGTCAGTCTGCAGTCTgctagcagcagctgctgaaagtggaggtCAAAAAATCGTagtgtgcaaataaatatcttttttgaaagcacccatgttgcaatatttttatgaaagtagaCTATTTCAAAActatagtcataaattttcaggttaaaataatgaaaattgcgtgagttatgaatttttaagtaaaaaaacacattttttcaaatatttgttgaaaagacttcaagtaaataaatggctataaaatcaactctaccttacAAAAGATACCtcaaactatatcggataattttattgtgacaaaatatacAATAGGaattaaacaatacatgattaaatacgctggggtctttatcacccacaatgcacttttaCCGTGTTTTTTTACAATgtatgcactttaagggttaaattcaACATAGAGGttgaacaaaattctaaaattagttttctgGACACCCTTGTTATTATATGTGATAGATTTGTGAAAATTGATTGGTTTCAGAAGAAAACGTGGTCTGGTCGCTACTTAAATGTTAACTCTTTTCATCCTGAATTGAgaattgagatttaaaaatataaatttaatcagaGGTACCTTAAAAGATAATGGTTttccaaaattcttaattaaCAATGGTTTAGAAGAAGAAACTTTCCGATTATATAATActgaatttatttctaaatccaataataataaaaaaagtctcTTATGCTGATTTCACAGTTTCTCCGTTACATGAAAGGTGTA
This Belonocnema kinseyi isolate 2016_QV_RU_SX_M_011 chromosome 3, B_treatae_v1, whole genome shotgun sequence DNA region includes the following protein-coding sequences:
- the LOC117169132 gene encoding 30S ribosomal protein S11; translated protein: MFRTVVRLSNFSSLVKSLCVESVHEVSKINTCTLPIRYLHITSIQNAKPKDKRILGAGTKKDEGTEGETTVDIDHVITAEEIFPDKNTGSLIFDGIPFAQLPICNVRTTPNNTIFSVTNYKGIVQLLTSCGVEGFKHAKKGTNIAAQTTAVTFGAKLVKNGFRTVRVCIRGVGPGRMSSIKGLQMSGVKIVSVTDTTRVSWDPPRPRKARKV